From Candidatus Acidiferrales bacterium, the proteins below share one genomic window:
- a CDS encoding permease prefix domain 1-containing protein — protein MTWLNRLLRKDKLDVQLDSELRFHVEQQTAANIAAGMAPGEARRRALAQFGGLESRKEETRDARG, from the coding sequence ATGACCTGGCTCAATCGTTTACTTCGCAAAGACAAACTCGACGTCCAGCTCGATTCCGAGCTTCGCTTCCATGTCGAGCAGCAAACCGCTGCGAATATCGCCGCCGGTATGGCGCCCGGCGAAGCCCGCCGCCGCGCTCTTGCGCAATTCGGCGGCCTCGAATCGCGCAAAGAAGAAACCCGCGACGCCCGCGGC